From the genome of Danio rerio strain Tuebingen ecotype United States chromosome 2, GRCz12tu, whole genome shotgun sequence, one region includes:
- the tmem70 gene encoding transmembrane protein 70, mitochondrial, producing the protein MYQVGILHGLRRLSKIQQQIIRNVQIGVRPASLSDGNVCSSRVALLTRQDDLLHVMRRSFLKAHANKVQSCCAVRWYNSSPVQSEDGDLIYSGNLGKAIRGVKLFSYSSSMFSLCVMPFVLMKTGMGVNSLALQVAFCGVIGFFTFLTPALLHFITKGYVIRLYHNKETDMYTAITYSAVLLEKRTVFHQSDVTIPDVSRMFTSFYAKKRSMLVNPMHFSLPHDYNHLMGYDRPFSFDMDDFSKPDKN; encoded by the exons ATGTACCAGGTTGGGATTTTACACGGATTGCGGCGTTTGTCAAAAATACAGCAACAGATCATCAGAAATGTCCAGATCGGGGTTCGTCCAGCATCCCTCAGCGATGGGAATGTTTGCAGTTCTCGGGTTGCACTTTTGACAAGGCAGGATGATTTGCTGCATGTAATGcgaaggtcatttttaaaagcacatgcaAATAAG gTTCAGTCATGTTGTGCTGTAAGATGGTACAATTCCTCACCAGTCCAATCAGAAGATGGAGATCTAATTTACTCGGGAAACCTGGGAAAAGCTATCCGCG GTGTGAAGCTTTTTTCCTATTCCAGCAGTATGTTTAGTCTCTGTGTGATGCCGTTTGTCCTCATGAAAACAGGCATGGGTGTGAACAGCTTGGCACTGCAAGTGGCTTTTTGTGGCGTTATAGGTTTCTTCACATTTTTGACTCCTGCTCTCCTCCACTTCATCACCAAAGGCTATGTCATACGCCTGTACCACAACAAGGAGACGGACATGTACACGGCCATCACTTACAGCGCTGTCCTATTGGAGAAACGGACTGTGTTTCATCAGAGTGACGTCACGATCCCTGACGTGAGCCGGATGTTTACTAGTTTTTATGCCAAGAAACGCTCTATGCTGGTCAACCCGATGCATTTTTCTCTGCCACATGATTACAACCACCTTATGGGTTATGACCGTCCGTTTTCCTTTGACATGGATGACTTCAGCAAACCAGATAAAAATTAA